The Lactuca sativa cultivar Salinas chromosome 2, Lsat_Salinas_v11, whole genome shotgun sequence genome includes the window TCAAAATACCTCTGTCAATCGTTGCAAACAACTAGTATTTATCTTTAAGATCCTTGATCTTCAGTTCTGCTCTTGTCGTCTTCTCAACATCTGTCTCTTTGGATCCTGCTGCTGGTTCTTTATAACCCGGATCAATAAGATTCCAACACTCTTTCCACCGAAGAAGATTCTCCATTAGCATACTCTCATTCACTCGTGTATATTCTCGTACGTTCACTCGTGTTTACTGATAGGTTCTTCTCTCCCTTCACTCTTACACCAGGCTTTCAGGATCGGATCTGATACCAAGTGTTATGCAAAGTGAAGCAAGATTGTCGTGGTACTTCATTGAAAAGCTACAAAGATTTGTATAACGTTTACAAAACATAAAAGCTACTAAAAAGAAGgagataataatataaaataggaTCTATTTTACTGGCTAGTCATCGGGGGACCAAGTCCCATGGAAAGCACATTACTAGGTAAAATAAAATATTGTATTATCACCTTTATACAAAAACATCAGCACAGTAGAATCGGTGGCCAAAAATTCATATTCCCCACCCTGCAGAACTCCACGATGCTCCCATTATTATCAACCCTAAAAAATTATATCACCAAGAGCTAAGCACCTCCCATTAATATCGAAATGTCAGACTACGTTCCTTTCCAAATCCAATTTGAAATCATCAAAAGACTTCCTGTAAAATCATTACTTAAATTCAGATCCGTCTCACAACCATGGAAATCTTTGATCGACAGCTCGGAGTTTATTGCTGAATACAACGTCAGCCAGACTCAACCGCAGCGTCTATCTGTATGGTACAATGATCCATGGTCTGCTAAGGATAGATTTGTTTCGTTTGTGGATGATGACACTTTCACCCTACACGAGTTCACTTCGACTGTTCCTAAACTAATTAAGAATTTACAATCTGTTGTCGGTAGCTCTCATGGACTGCTGTGTTTGTACAGTTATTATAAAGATCCAGGTCGATCCACCAACGATGAAACAGTGAAGGGGGTTGTTCTTTGGAATCCTTCGATTAGAAAATCAGTTTATATAACTACGCATGTGTCTTCACAGTGGTGTGAAGAACAAAGtactgttcttggttttggggtttcTCCTGCCACTAATGACCCTACAGTTGTGAAGTTTAAACGTGTTACGTATGCGGATCCAAGAACTAAGGATCACATGCACTGGGTAGTTGAGGTTTTTACGTTAAGCGCTGGATGTTGGAGAATTCCATCTAGCAAACCCCCTAATGGAACGATTACACTTACATGGGAGCAAGTGGTTATAGATAAGTTTATTTATCGGTTTTGTTTTGATGGGATTCCGAGTCTCCGAAATAATCTAATTATGTCATATGATATGACTACCGAAGAATTTAGAATGGTAAACTTACCAGACTGTTTAGCACACCAGCGATGTGTTAATTTGTCCATTTCTAAGGTATGGGAGTCTCTAGCTGTGCTTGAATATAGTAGAAACATCAACAAACAAGTTTGTGTTGTATGGATGATGGATCGTGTTGTCCCTAATTTGTTTACAAAGCTATTCACCATTAAAACACCAAATATATGGGATTTTCGCCCTAATATTACACTCGGGTTTACAAAGAGTGGTAAACCTATATTGGGACTGAAAGGTCGTGATGAAGAACCTGCTGCACTTGTTGTCTATGAACCCCGGTCAGAACACATCAAAGAAATTGGGATTTATGGAAGATATGGTTTATTCTTTGTTGGCTCGTACGTGGAAACCCTACTTTTGCATGAGCAAGTGAATTATAGTGTTTATTCTTATAATAACTAAGGATATCAACAACCTCTAATTTATTAAGACTCGTTGACATACCATTGGGCATTCGCTCGGATAATATCAAATCCTATTGAACTTCGAATGCAGAGCATGCATTCTTGAAGGATGTACATTTTCATTTATCATAATAATTCTCAGTGTCAAAGGTTCTAGACGGATATCAAGCTTTTGGCCCATTTAATTTTATGCTGATTTTGTAAAATCATTGGaacattattaaatgaaaaaacaTAATATAGTGATGTGCTCTATTATTAGTGATATGCACATGGTCCTCAATTTAGGTAATTAAATCTTATTAGAATTCTTTGTTGCTTTCAGTTTTTGCATGAGGCCCAAAGTTAAGCTTTTTAAAGATAAAAATGTAGGTGATATCCGTAGGTATACGGCTTTACCTATGGAATTGTGACGGAAAATGTGTCGTAGCATAATCGTCCATGGGTAAATGTTAGCAACGGAATTGCGACAGATTACCTACGGAATACCGACGACACTTTTCCGTAGATAATTTACCGACGGAATAACCACGAAGAGATATAGCGACGGATTTCCTACGGATTATTGACGACTCAAACTTTTCTACGGAATACCTACGGAAAGAAATAGCGACGGATCTCCTACATAATTGCGACTCAAATGTATATATACGTATGTATATGAATCTGTGTATGTGTGAATGTGTGTCTAAGAATgtatgtgtgaatgtatgtttCTATGGGTATATATTAATTTATGTTTCTATGGGCATATATGAATGTATATGtcaatgtgtatgtgtatgtatgtatacatacatatgttACTGTGATTGTAATTTTAAAGTGTGCAATGTGTAACCGATCAAAATGAGTACGCCCCTATAAACATCTAGGTATCAGGTACGAGTTGGGAAAACTATAGATAATCATttataatagaggtgtgaaaaaaacgaagCCAAAAAAATAACGTCCGGTGCCTGAAATgtcgaaaataaaaaaaaaatccgtaGGAAATTACCGACGGGATAGCGACGGACAGCCCCTTCCGTAGGTAATCTGTAGTAAATTTCCTACGGATTACCTACAAAAGGGGCTGTCCGTCGCTATTCCGTCGGTAATTTCCTACGGATTACTTACGGATTTCTTTTATTTTCGACATTTCGGGCACCGGATGTTGTTTTTTTTGCTTCGTTTTTTTCAtatctctattatacatgattatatatACTATCACCAAATTAGAAGTAAGTtaaaataaaaacagtaaatagtgtgagaacgtaaaaacactaCGTTTATGTTGTTATTCTGTAATAAATGTTGTATATGTTTAGTGTTGAACTACTTCTCGATTGAATAGTAAcgtttgattattcatatattcattagaatgttattattctattataaatttATGTATGTGTATTTTTTAGTAAATTCTAATCGTAATTTAACCTATGACTATTCGTTTATTCATTGTCGACGAATAACATAAAGTTGTGGATACAAAATTCATTGCAGAATAATATCATAAatagtgtttttacgttctcacactatttcctgtttttatttgaactatcCCCCACCAAATTATACCtaatatatatgtgtgtataacCACGTGCACCTTTAGATCCGTTACTCCTTTCGCACAATTACTCCTTTCACATACATTCACACGTACACACATatgtacatataaatacatacacatacacaatTACACAAACATTCACATATAACCATAGACACATACATTCATAGAGGTTGGTCAATGTGTTTATGTATGaatatatgtgtatgtatgtatatgtgtgtatatGAATCTATtcatatgtgtgaatgtgtgttTAAGAATgtatgtgtgaatgtatgtttCTATGGGTATATATGAATTTATGTTTCTGTGGGCATATATGAATGGATATGttaatgtgtatgtgtgtgtatgttaaTGTGATTGTAATTTTAAAGTGTGAAATGTGTAACATATCAAAATGAGGATGCTACTATAAACATCTAGGTATCAGGTATAAGTTAGGAAAAGTATAGATAATCATTTATAATAGAGATGTGACCGATTTGTGACAGAaattaaacaaattggtctttttgTCAGTTCCTTAGTTATTCCGTCGGTATTTACTGACGGATTTCCGACGGATTTATCTTCCGTCGGTATTCTGTCACAATATTGTCAGTAATTTAAGGCATCGTTTTCCGTCGGAATTCCGTAGGTATTCCGTCGGTATTTTCCGACAGAATATTTCCGTAGGAAAATTTCGTAGGTATTTAtaatttttctagtagtgtgatgAGATGCTTGGCTTCATTATATTTCTTGTGGTCGTCTTCAACCATTCGCTTATGTGGAAAAGATTGAGAAaaactttatgtatgtaattCAAGAACTCTTTTTACGGGCGAAAGGTTAGCTATGATAAAATAATGATAAATATGATAACCTCATTCTTCTCAAAGGCAAGATAGCATGAGTTGTAGGGCCAAAACGGGTGGTTCGTGTTTTGATTTTCAGAATTTGGAATGTTCAAAATCGAGCAACCTTCTCGATTGTTAGAGAAAGGCATTAAAACatgaagagagaaagagagattctAGTGcagaaaatgtaaactttttatttATCTCACGATCAACAAGTGAACATGGTACAGATACAATACATACATATTTAT containing:
- the LOC111888732 gene encoding F-box protein At1g30790 gives rise to the protein MSDYVPFQIQFEIIKRLPVKSLLKFRSVSQPWKSLIDSSEFIAEYNVSQTQPQRLSVWYNDPWSAKDRFVSFVDDDTFTLHEFTSTVPKLIKNLQSVVGSSHGLLCLYSYYKDPGRSTNDETVKGVVLWNPSIRKSVYITTHVSSQWCEEQSTVLGFGVSPATNDPTVVKFKRVTYADPRTKDHMHWVVEVFTLSAGCWRIPSSKPPNGTITLTWEQVVIDKFIYRFCFDGIPSLRNNLIMSYDMTTEEFRMVNLPDCLAHQRCVNLSISKVWESLAVLEYSRNINKQVCVVWMMDRVVPNLFTKLFTIKTPNIWDFRPNITLGFTKSGKPILGLKGRDEEPAALVVYEPRSEHIKEIGIYGRYGLFFVGSYVETLLLHEQVNYSVYSYNN